The following coding sequences lie in one Thermanaerothrix sp. genomic window:
- a CDS encoding aminotransferase class V-fold PLP-dependent enzyme, translating to MERYPVGMVPGPVRCPEEVLRCYGEDVGSPDLEEDFASLYRHCACRIGRLLNVGGTVALQSGEGMLALWGALNSVMAPGDRLLAVSSGVFGSGFAQMGRALGLEVELLEFPFNSVPDPDRVRDRALRFRPKMITAVHCETPSGTISPLEPLGEIAREVDALFCADFVSSAFGAWLDVDGSGIDIGLLGSQKCLSLPPDLCVTTVSPRAAKAIRQRNYQGYDALLPFLSAPEAGSFPYTHNWRALKALGASLELIEAEGLEEVISRHRRCSALCVEGLLEMGLEIFPERREYCSPTVTAAVVPDGITWREMDQRLRAMGVVLGGSYGPLAGKVFRIGHMGNQAREHLVRRTLDALAEVLCGLCGGR from the coding sequence ATGGAGAGGTATCCGGTGGGCATGGTCCCTGGCCCGGTGCGTTGTCCCGAAGAGGTTTTGCGATGCTACGGGGAGGACGTAGGGAGCCCCGACCTGGAGGAGGATTTCGCTTCCCTTTACAGGCACTGCGCCTGCCGCATAGGCAGGCTGCTTAACGTAGGCGGCACCGTGGCCCTCCAGAGCGGGGAGGGCATGCTGGCCCTGTGGGGGGCGTTGAACAGCGTCATGGCTCCAGGGGACCGGTTGCTTGCGGTGTCCTCGGGGGTCTTCGGCAGCGGCTTCGCCCAGATGGGAAGGGCCCTGGGGCTTGAGGTGGAGCTGCTGGAGTTCCCCTTCAACTCCGTCCCGGACCCGGACAGGGTGCGGGACAGGGCGCTGAGATTTCGGCCCAAGATGATAACCGCGGTGCACTGCGAAACCCCCAGCGGCACCATATCCCCCCTTGAACCCCTTGGGGAGATAGCCCGGGAGGTGGACGCGCTGTTCTGCGCGGACTTCGTCTCCAGCGCCTTCGGAGCCTGGCTTGACGTGGACGGAAGCGGCATCGACATAGGCCTTTTGGGAAGCCAGAAGTGCCTGTCCCTGCCGCCGGACCTCTGCGTAACCACCGTGAGCCCAAGGGCCGCCAAGGCGATCCGACAGAGGAACTACCAGGGGTATGACGCGTTGCTTCCGTTCCTCTCCGCCCCGGAGGCGGGGAGCTTCCCCTACACCCACAACTGGCGGGCACTTAAGGCCCTTGGGGCCTCCCTGGAGCTCATCGAGGCGGAGGGGCTTGAGGAGGTCATATCAAGGCACCGCAGGTGCTCCGCCCTCTGCGTGGAGGGGCTTTTGGAGATGGGGTTGGAGATATTCCCGGAGCGCCGGGAGTACTGCTCCCCCACGGTCACCGCCGCAGTGGTGCCCGACGGCATAACCTGGCGGGAGATGGACCAGCGCCTTAGGGCCATGGGAGTGGTCTTAGGAGGCAGCTACGGCCCCTTGGCGGGGAAGGTCTTCAGGATAGGCCACATGGGCAACCAGGCCCGGGAGCACCTGGTGCGCCGGACGCTGGACGCCCTCGCGGAGGTCCTTTGCGGCCTTTGCGGGGGGAGGTGA
- a CDS encoding UPF0182 family protein has translation MSFFHFHFGPFRGFKRREWIPGDGDNQWNPLEEVLRSRPTGPINPMGWVLAAGLVGAIVLLLVMPWFFTELWWFRSIGLEGVFVRRVLARAGMFLLGFLAAGAVLMRSLGGAASPALRAGALLGALFKGLQLSSMWLTVLSGVFMAPLGVKDPLFGLDAGFYLFAMPALEGLLRWLWGLWVFSVLAAVASARLEGGLSSLYSRLLSLRWLPSFGLLLWAASVALEALSLVWAPGRVVYGASFADAKVKLPLMLLQCAVLAAISFALALGRIKLSAKLAKTLLALLAGLWFIRGFLPGVVHQLVVRPNEFQMERPYIAAHVDMTLKAYGLQGVRTVPVDPAPRVAPEDLSERQMKNIRLWDYEPLLTAYKQLQEIRSYYEFLGADVDRYPSDDGRLRQVMLAVRELDHRKLQSQTWVNRHLEFTHGYGLVMNYVNQVAPGGMPELVIKDIPPTGGPVELKTPAIYYGEMDYPYALVKTKVREFDYPSGDSNVRTTYSGNGGVSVGSWVRRLAFALRFMDLDLLFTRALTDDSKIMFNRNIIAMASRVAPFLVYDSDPYPVIHGGRVVWMLDGYVVSRHFPYSRPMEASLGGGGVRLNYVRNSVKVTVDAFDGQIRFYGADDPALRPYRRIFPGLFRPLSEMPKDLKGHMRYPKDLFALQAGAFRLYHMRDPNTFYNREDLWQISPPESRRPIRPNYVTMDMGDPAGEEFVLMVPFMPVGRNNLVGWMAARCDGSHYGELVVYKYPKRNLVFGPTQVEALIDQNPEISAQLSLWSQRGSDVIRGDLLVLPMGRSILYVQPLYLKAERGELPELKRVVLSSGGRVVWGETLEEALGRLLGGGSAALVEKPERAPESLGGAVKEVIANAQEALKRVQGAFKRARLALEDSREALKRYDFADYGRAMRDLEEAFEEMSRYLSGGDGP, from the coding sequence TTGAGTTTCTTTCATTTTCATTTCGGCCCCTTCCGGGGGTTCAAGAGGCGGGAGTGGATCCCCGGCGATGGGGACAACCAGTGGAATCCCCTGGAGGAGGTCTTAAGATCCCGCCCCACAGGGCCCATCAACCCCATGGGATGGGTGTTAGCCGCTGGGCTGGTCGGAGCTATTGTGCTCCTGCTGGTCATGCCGTGGTTTTTCACGGAGCTTTGGTGGTTCAGGTCCATAGGCCTTGAGGGGGTCTTCGTAAGGCGCGTGCTGGCGAGGGCTGGGATGTTCCTGCTGGGCTTTTTAGCCGCTGGGGCCGTGCTTATGAGGTCCCTGGGCGGGGCCGCTTCGCCGGCCCTTCGGGCGGGGGCGCTGTTGGGGGCCCTGTTCAAGGGGCTGCAGCTTTCGTCCATGTGGCTTACGGTCCTATCGGGGGTCTTTATGGCTCCATTGGGGGTCAAGGACCCCCTGTTCGGTTTGGACGCGGGGTTTTACTTGTTCGCCATGCCGGCGTTGGAGGGGCTTTTAAGGTGGCTTTGGGGCCTTTGGGTTTTTTCGGTCCTAGCGGCGGTGGCGTCGGCGAGGCTTGAAGGGGGGCTTTCTTCCCTTTATTCGAGGCTGCTGTCCCTTAGGTGGCTGCCGTCATTTGGGCTCTTGCTTTGGGCCGCCTCGGTGGCGCTGGAGGCCCTGTCCCTTGTATGGGCGCCGGGCAGGGTGGTGTACGGCGCGTCCTTCGCGGACGCGAAGGTGAAGCTGCCCCTCATGCTGCTGCAGTGTGCGGTCCTGGCCGCCATTTCCTTCGCCCTGGCCCTGGGGCGTATCAAGCTATCGGCGAAGCTTGCCAAGACCCTGCTGGCCCTTTTGGCGGGGCTTTGGTTCATCCGGGGGTTTTTGCCCGGGGTGGTGCATCAGCTGGTGGTGCGCCCAAACGAGTTTCAGATGGAGAGGCCCTACATAGCCGCCCACGTGGACATGACCCTCAAGGCCTATGGGCTGCAGGGTGTAAGGACCGTCCCGGTGGATCCCGCCCCCAGGGTTGCCCCGGAGGACCTCTCGGAGCGCCAGATGAAGAACATAAGGCTTTGGGACTACGAGCCCCTGCTCACCGCCTACAAACAGCTACAGGAGATAAGGTCTTACTACGAGTTTCTAGGCGCCGATGTGGACCGTTACCCCTCCGATGACGGGAGGCTGCGGCAGGTGATGCTGGCGGTACGGGAGCTGGATCACCGGAAGCTCCAAAGCCAGACATGGGTCAACCGCCACCTGGAGTTCACCCATGGCTACGGTCTGGTGATGAACTACGTCAACCAGGTGGCCCCCGGCGGCATGCCGGAGCTGGTGATCAAGGACATCCCTCCCACAGGGGGGCCGGTGGAGCTCAAGACCCCCGCCATTTACTACGGGGAGATGGATTACCCCTATGCCCTGGTAAAGACCAAGGTCCGGGAGTTCGACTATCCCAGCGGAGACTCCAACGTGAGGACCACATACTCCGGCAACGGGGGGGTTAGTGTGGGCTCCTGGGTCAGGCGGCTCGCCTTCGCCCTTAGGTTCATGGATCTGGACCTACTCTTCACCAGGGCCTTGACTGATGATAGCAAGATTATGTTTAATAGGAACATAATTGCCATGGCAAGCCGCGTGGCCCCCTTTCTGGTGTACGATTCGGACCCGTACCCGGTGATCCATGGGGGAAGGGTGGTTTGGATGTTGGACGGGTACGTGGTAAGCCGGCACTTCCCATACTCAAGGCCCATGGAGGCCAGCCTTGGGGGTGGGGGTGTGAGGCTTAACTACGTGCGGAACAGCGTGAAGGTCACGGTGGACGCCTTTGACGGGCAGATCCGTTTTTACGGCGCCGACGACCCGGCGTTGCGGCCCTACCGGAGGATTTTCCCTGGCCTTTTCCGCCCCCTTTCGGAGATGCCGAAGGACCTCAAGGGGCACATGAGGTACCCGAAGGACCTTTTCGCCTTGCAGGCCGGGGCCTTCCGGCTTTATCACATGAGGGACCCCAACACCTTCTACAACCGGGAGGACCTTTGGCAGATATCTCCCCCTGAGTCCCGGCGGCCCATAAGGCCCAACTACGTGACCATGGACATGGGGGATCCGGCGGGAGAGGAGTTCGTCCTCATGGTGCCCTTCATGCCCGTGGGGAGGAACAACCTGGTGGGGTGGATGGCCGCCCGGTGCGACGGCAGCCATTACGGTGAGCTGGTGGTGTACAAGTACCCCAAGCGGAACCTGGTTTTCGGCCCCACACAGGTGGAGGCTTTGATCGACCAGAACCCGGAGATATCCGCCCAACTGTCCCTGTGGAGCCAGAGGGGCTCCGACGTGATAAGGGGTGATCTGTTGGTGCTGCCCATGGGAAGGTCGATCCTCTACGTTCAGCCCCTGTACCTCAAGGCGGAGCGGGGGGAGCTGCCGGAGCTTAAGCGGGTGGTGCTCTCCTCCGGGGGCCGGGTGGTTTGGGGTGAGACCCTGGAGGAGGCCTTGGGGCGCCTTTTGGGGGGCGGATCCGCGGCGTTGGTTGAGAAGCCCGAAAGGGCGCCTGAGTCCCTAGGGGGTGCGGTGAAGGAGGTCATTGCCAACGCCCAGGAGGCCTTGAAGAGGGTCCAGGGGGCCTTTAAGAGGGCCCGGTTGGCCTTGGAGGACTCCAGGGAGGCCCTTAAAAGGTACGATTTCGCCGATTACGGAAGGGCCATGAGGGATTTGGAGGAGGCGTTTGAGGAGATGTCCAGGTATTTGTCCGGTGGTGATGGTCCCTGA
- a CDS encoding protein phosphatase 2C domain-containing protein, with amino-acid sequence MGARRFQEDAFGFGEGPNLYGAVADGMGGMLMGAEASRIAVEAAMGALRSGESPLQAVMRAQKEVQIWAKGLGILGLTGTTLSVAAVDSSLGLLDWASVGDSRVYLYRKGRLELLSRDHTVAEAVRVLGGDPGALGPQGDFITSFIGIEDLSEVSRPDKPVKLDEGDAVLLVSDGVYRALSPAEMAELMTGDDPASAILWAVSSKQVKGQDNATVVVLAL; translated from the coding sequence ATGGGAGCTCGAAGATTCCAGGAGGATGCCTTCGGATTTGGTGAGGGGCCCAACCTTTACGGGGCCGTGGCGGACGGCATGGGGGGCATGCTCATGGGGGCGGAGGCTTCCAGGATAGCGGTGGAGGCCGCCATGGGGGCCCTTCGGAGCGGCGAAAGCCCTCTTCAGGCGGTGATGCGGGCCCAGAAGGAAGTTCAGATTTGGGCAAAGGGGCTTGGGATCCTGGGCCTTACGGGCACCACCCTTTCGGTGGCCGCCGTGGACTCCTCCCTGGGGCTTCTGGACTGGGCCTCTGTGGGGGACAGCCGGGTATACCTCTACCGAAAGGGCAGGCTGGAGCTGCTCTCAAGGGACCACACGGTGGCGGAGGCGGTCCGGGTCTTAGGGGGGGATCCAGGGGCTTTGGGGCCCCAGGGGGATTTCATAACCAGCTTCATAGGCATAGAGGATCTGTCGGAGGTCTCCCGGCCCGATAAACCGGTTAAACTTGACGAAGGCGACGCGGTGCTGTTGGTGTCCGACGGGGTCTACCGGGCGTTGTCGCCCGCGGAGATGGCGGAGCTTATGACCGGAGATGACCCGGCCTCCGCCATCCTGTGGGCGGTGTCGTCCAAGCAGGTCAAGGGGCAGGACAACGCAACTGTGGTGGTGCTGGCCCTGTGA